In one Lycium barbarum isolate Lr01 chromosome 7, ASM1917538v2, whole genome shotgun sequence genomic region, the following are encoded:
- the LOC132601335 gene encoding pectinesterase/pectinesterase inhibitor PPE8B-like: MAICVIEGIGQMKMLQSLDLSRNQLSGVIPQGLANLTFQSVLDLSECKVLIHHPIVEMFNLHILSLRFNKFYGSIPSIICQLQFLQILDLSANGLSGNIPQCFNNFTLLYQDDSSGEPMEFIVQVFYGKILRHYSYISDLLIQWKTQESVYLLTASMRFTTTIVMTWLSILCYGDCQQITQPPNATVALDGTGNYTAIMAAVLAAPNNSVAYYYIKIKQGTYNEYVQIESWKTNIVFIGEGMGKTIISGNKSYVGGIGKAYTATVGVNGQGFIAQGITFRNIAGAKMLQAVALRAEAEFLTFYQCRFEGYQDTLYTKYDKQFYRDCDILGTIDFMCGDASAVFQNCLIEVREPLRGQYITITAEQKDHEAARTGLVLQNCTLKAIPDLVKAGNITMYLGRPWGNFSTTVIMQSYIELLINPRGWIEFEGRPLVRPFYMEYRNRGQGADTKGRVKWENATDDSMVASRFTFATSTRVNIYTVLLLWIGLEVNLTFLVMSCGVSLAIHEASSISSFYFCPHDFLLGLLLNDKETIKCFLEKVGFKVQKETQMTLLNKLELLQYS; the protein is encoded by the exons ATGGCCATTTGTGTCATTGAAGGAATAGGTCAAATGAAGATGTTGCAGTCTCTTGACTTGTCAAGAAACCAGCTTTCTGGTGTGATCCCTCAGGGCCTTGCTAATCTGACTTTTCAAAGTGTGTTGGACTTATCTGAGTGCAAAGTGTTGATACATCATCCTATAGtggaaatgttcaatttgcacaTTCTGAGCCTACGGTTCAACAAATTCTATGGCAGCATACCATCGATTATCTGTCAGCTTCAATTTCTTCAGATACTGGATCTTTCAGCAAATGGATTATCTGGGAATATTCCACAATGCTTCAACAATTTTACCTTATTGTATCAAGATGATAGTTCTGGTGAGCCAATGGAATTTATAGTCCAAGTTTTCTATGGCAAAATTCTCCGTCATTATTCGTACATCAGCGATCTATTGATTCAATGGAAAACCCAAGAGTCTG TATATCTACTAACTGCATCAATGAGGTTCACTACTACTATTGTCATGACTTGGTTATCCATTTTATGCTACGGAGATTGTCAACAAATAACACAACCTCCTAATGCAACAGTAGCACTAGATGGCACGGGCAATTATACGGCAATAATGGCTGCCGTTTTAGCAGCTCCAAACAACAGTGTTGCATATTACTACATCAAAATAAAACAAGGAACCTACAATGAGTATGTCCAAATCGAAAGCTGGAAAACGAACATAGTTTTCATTGGAGAAGGGATGGGCAAAACCATAATATCTGGAAATAAAAGCTATGTTGGGGGCATCGGGAAAGCTTATACTGCAACAGTGG GGGTGAATGGCCAAGGCTTCATAGCCCAAGGAATCACTTTTAGGAACATAGCTGGAGCTAAAATGCTACAGGCAGTAGCATTAAGAGCGGAAGCAGAATTTCTTACCTTCTATCAGTGCCGTTTTGAGGGTTATCAAGATACTCTATACACAAAATACGATAAACAGTTTTATAGGGACTGCGATATCTTGGGAACTATAGACTTTATGTGTGGTGACGCATCTGCAGTGTTCCAGAACTGTTTAATCGAAGTACGCGAGCCTCTGCGTGGCCAATATATTACCATCACAGCGGAACAAAAAGATCATGAGGCTGCTCGAACAGGACTAGTGTTGCAAAACTGCACCTTAAAAGCTATCCCCGACTTGGTGAAAGCGGGTAACATCACTATGTATTTAGGTCGCCCATGGGGTAACTTCTCAACAACTGTgattatgcaaagttatataGAACTACTGATAAATCCAAGAGGATGGATTGAATTTGAGGGAAGGCCCCTAGTTCGCCCATTTTATATGGAATATAGAAATAGAGGACAAGGTGCAGATACAAAGGGACGTGTGAAGTGGGAAAATGCCACCGATGATTCAATGGTCGCATCAAGGTTTACT TTTGCAACTTCAACTCGTGTTAACATCTATACTGTTCTGCTTCTGTGGATTGGATTAGAGGTTAATCTCACTTTTCTAGTTAT GAG TTGTGGTGTTAGTTTGGCAATTCATGAAGCTTCAAGCATTTCCAGCTTCTATTTTTGTCCCCATGATTTCCTTCTAGGATTACTTCTAAATGACAAGGAAACTATTAAATGCTTTTTGGAGAAAGTAGGATTCAAAGTGCAGAAGGAAACACAAATGACTCTTCTGAATAAGCTTGAGTTGCTGCAGTATTCGTAA